Proteins encoded together in one Rhipicephalus sanguineus isolate Rsan-2018 chromosome 9, BIME_Rsan_1.4, whole genome shotgun sequence window:
- the LOC119406076 gene encoding transmembrane protein 53-B — translation MEATTTSTSGSPLSDEGKRRGSRKDEDLEYDITFPTADKQLTLPTAKEPVVYLLGWAGCKDKHLSKYGAIYEDQGCITIRYIAPVEELFKRSYGGALEEQAYALLGLLEDFKLEEHPLFFHAFSNGGAFVYSLLNRHFRDDVQIMSKIRGVIFDSGPARVGFWQSVSVMATFVRGRSLFRYTVAFFWALAMWLYSALTSIGNLVLGTRFHRCESTYDALLAESPLCPQLFLYSEKDAVCSHQSIHAFADARRAKGVPVEEVFWQDSPHVQHFVLHRNQYVTSVTDFMRRCLEGTIQVSSPIVKKDR, via the exons ATGGAGGCCACGACGACGTCGACGAGTGGTTCACCGCTCAGCGACGAAGGGAAGCGGAGAGGTTCGCGCAAGGATGAAGACCTCGAGTACGACATCACTTTCCCGACCGCCGACAAGCAGCTCACTCTGCCGACGGCTAAGGAGCCCGTCGTCTACTTACTCGGCTGGGCCGGCTGCAAGGACAAGCACCTGTCCAAGTACGGTGCCATCTACGAAGATCAAGG GTGCATCACGATCCGTTACATCGCCCCGGTCGAAGAGCTCTTCAAGCGAAGCTATGGTGGCGCATTGGAGGAACAAGCGTATGCACTACTTGGCCTGCTGGAGGACTTCAAGCTCGAAGAGCACCCGCTGTTCTTTCACGCGTTCAGCAACGGTGGAGCATTTGTCTACTCGCTGTTGAATCGACACTTCAGGGATGACGTCCAGATAATGTCGAAG ATCCGAGGTGTGATTTTTGACAGTGGACCTGCTCGTGTCGGCTTCTGGCAGAGCGTCAGCGTGATGGCAACCTTCGTCAGAGGTCGCTCCCTGTTCCGCTACACCGTGGCTTTCTTCTGGGCGTTGGCCATGTGGCTGTACTCGGCATTGACCTCAATTGGCAACCTCGTTCTCGGCACTAGATTTCACCGGTGCGAGAGTACCTACGACGCCCTGCTCGCCGAGAGCCCCCTGTGTCCGCAGCTGTTCCTCTACTCGGAAAAGGACGCCGTCTGCTCGCACCAGAGCATCCACGCATTTGCGGACGCACGCCGTGCTAAAGGCGTTCCGGTCGAAGAAGTGTTCTGGCAGGACTCTCCACACGTGCAGCACTTTGTTCTCCACCGAAACCAGTACGTCACGAGTGTCACCGACTTTATGCGTCGCTGCCTCGAAGGCACCATTCAGGTATCCTCGCCTATTGTCAAGAAAGATCGCTGA